The genomic stretch ttgtaaaagaatgacactagaacattttctaacaccatacacaaaaacaaactcgaaatggattaaagatctaaatgtaagaccagaaactataaaactcctagaggaaaacgtaggcaaaacactctctgacagaaATCacagacccacctcccagagtaatggaaataaatggaaataaatggaaataaatggaaataaatggaaataaacaaatgggacctaattaaacttaaaagcttttgcacaacaaaggaaactataagcagggtgaaaagacagacttcagaatgggagaaaataatagcaaatgaagaaacagacaaaggattaatctcaaaaatatacaagcagctcctgcagctcaactccagaaaaataaatgacccaaacaaaaagtggaccaaagaactaaacagacatttctccaaagaagacatacagatgactaacaaacccatgaaaagatactcaatatcactcgttatcagagaaatgcaaatcaaaaccacaatgaggaaaaataaataaaaaaaataaaaaaccacaatgaggtaccatctcataccagtcagaatggttgctatcaaaaagtctgcaaacaataaatgctggagagggttcagagaaaagggaaccctcttacactgttggtgggaatgcaaactagtacagtcactatggagaacagtgtggagattccttaaaaaactagaaatgaactgccctatgatccagcaatcccaccgctggtcatacacaccaaggaaaccagaattgaaagagacatatgtactcTAAAATTCATCGCAGCACAGTATACAATAgcttggacatggaagcaatctagatgcccatcggcagccaaatggataagaaagctgtggtacatatacacaatggaatattactcagctcttaaaaagaatgcatttgaattagttctaatgaggtggatgaagttcagttcagttcagtcgctcagtcgtatccgactctttgtaaccacatgaaccacagcacaccaggcctccctgtccatcaacaactcctggagtccacccaaacctgtgtccatggagtcggtgatgccatccaaccacctcatcctctgtcgtccccttctcctgccctcaatctttcccagcatcagggtcttttccaatgagtcaactcttcacatcaggttgccaaagtactggagtttcagcttcaacatcagtccttccaatgaacacccaggactgatgtcctttaggatggactggttggatttccttgcagtccaagagactctcaagagtcttctccaacaccacagttcaaaagcatcaattcttcggtgctctgatttctttatagtccaactctcatatccatacataaccactggaaaaaccatagccttgactagacggactggagcccattatacagagtgaagtaagtcagaaagaaaaacaccaatacagtacattaatgcatatttatggaatttagagagatggtaatgataaccctatatgcaaaacagcaaaagagacacaaatgtaaaaatagacttttggattctgtgggagaaggcaagggtgggatgatttgagcaaataccattgaaacatgtatattaccatatgtgaaacagattgccagtccaggttcactgcatgagacagggtgctcagggctgctgcactgggatgaccctgagggatgggatagggagggaggtgggagggaggttcaggatggggaacacatgtacacccatggctgattcatgtcaatgtatggcaataaccactacaatactgtaaagtaattaacctccaattaaaattaattaattaattttaaaatatctatacatgaagacccagaggaatcaggtggagagggaggtgggaggggggatcgggatggggaacacatgtaaatccatggctgattcatgtcaatgtatgacaaaaaccactacaatattgtaaagtaattagcctccaactaataaaaataaatgaaaaaataaaataaaatatctatacATGTGTTAAAATTGCCCTGAATTTCAGAGACAACTGGATTCCacctgcaaaagaatgaattgGGCCACTTGCTCATACCattcatgaaaattaattttaaatggttGAACCTAAGTATAAGGGATAAAATTATACAACTCTTCTAAGAAAACAGGCATAAATCTTCATGAACTTGGATTGTACAGTGGTTTCTTAGATAAGATACCCAAAgcacaaataagaaaaggaataagAGGTAAATGGacttcatctattttttaaaattttgctggaAAGGACACCATTAAGCAAGTAAAAACACAACTCatataatgggagaaaattttgCAAGCCACATACCTGATAAAGTTCTTGAatcaaaaatgtataaataattcTTACCactgaacaataaaaagacaagcaaGCAAGCTTTTCAAATAGATGGAAGATTTGAATagatacttctccaaagaagatatacaaatggcctaTAAGTACttaaaaagatgcccaacatcatcagacatcagagaaatgtaaactaaaaaactggaaatagaactgccatatgacccagcaatcccacttctgggcatacacactgaggaaaccagatctgaaagagacacgtgcaccccaatgttcattgcagcactgtttataatagccaggacatggaagcaacctagatgcccatcagcagacgaatggataaggaagctgtggtacatatacaccatggaatattactcagccattaaaaagaattcatttgaatcagttctaatgagatggatgaaactggagcccattatacagagtgaagtacgccagaaagataaagaccattacagtatactaacacatatatatggaatttagaaagacggtaatgatgacccaatatgcaaaacagaaaaagagacacagatgtacagaacagactttttggactctgtgggagaaggcgagggtgggatgtttcgagagatcagcatcgaaacatgtatattatctagggtgaaacagatcaccagcccaggtgggatgcatgagacaagtgctcgggcctggtgcactgggaaaacccagaaggatcgggtggagagggaggtgggagggggtatcgggatggggaatacatgtaaatccatggctgattcatgtcaatgtatgacaggggccactacaatattgtgaagtgattggcctccaactaatgaaaataaatggctaGTGAAGGCCTCTCTAATTTCCTAATGAGGTGACGTTTGGGCAGAGACAGTGATGTAAGGAACCATCTCCTCCAGAAATCTGGTTGAagagcactgcaggcagagagaacagcagaTAAATGGGCCCAGAAGTGGGAGTGTGTTTAGAATGTTTGTGAAACAGCAGGGAAGCCTACGTGGCTGAAACAGGATGAACGAGGTAGAAAGTGGTAGAAGATGAAGGTAGCGGGGAGCCAAATAAGTTAACAGAAGATGAAATAGCTACAATATTACAGTCAACACTTAAGGGACTGgaatatcttcattttatgagaaaaatacACCGAGATATCAAAGCCGGAAATATTTTGCTCAATACAGAAGGTCATGCAAAACTTGCAGATTTTGGGGTAGCAGGTCAACTTACAGATACCATGGCCAAGCGAAATACAGTGATAGGAACACCTTTTTGGATGGCTCCAGAAGTGATCCAGGAAATTGGATACAACTGTGTAGCAGACATCTGGTCATTGGGAATAACAGCCATAGAAATGGCTGAAGGAAAGCCTCCATATGCTGATATCCATCCAATGAGGGCCATCTTCATGATTCCTACCAACCCACCCCCCACATTCCGAAAGCCGGAACTGTGGTCAGATAGCTTCATGGATTTTGTGAAGCAGTGTCTGGTCAAGAGCCCTGAGCAGAGAGCCACAGCCACTCAACTCCTCCAGCACCCGTTTGTCAAGAGTGCCAAAGGAGTGTCCATACTGCGGGACTTGATCAATGAAGCCATGGAtgtgaagctgaaacgccaggaAGCCCAGCAGCGGGAGGTGGACCAGGATGAGGATGAAAACTCGGAGGAGGATGAGCTAGATTCTGGCACGATGGTCCGAgcggcaggggatgagatgggcACCGTCCGCGTAGCCAGCAGCATGAGTGACGGGGCCAATACGATGATCGAGCACGATGACACCTTGCCATCCCAGCTGGGCACCATGGTGATCAACAcggaggacgaggaggaggaaGGCACGATGAAAAGAAGGGATGAGACCATGCAGCCTGCCAGACCGTCGTTCCTTGAATACtttgaacaaaaagaaaaggaaaatcagatcAACAGCTTCGGCAAGAGTGTCCCTGGCCCACTGCAGAACTCTTCAGACTGGAAAGTTCCCCAGGATGGAGACTATGAATTCCTGAAGAGTTGGACGGTGGAAGACCTTCAGAAGAGGCTCCTGGCCCTGGACCCCATGATGGAGCAGGAGATTGAGGAGATCCGGCAGAAGTACCAGTCAAAGCGGCAGCCCATCCTGGACGCCATTGAGGCTAAGAAGCGGCGGCAGCAGAACTTCTGAGGGTGGCCCGGCCCCAGGCCGCCAGTGAGCTCCCGCTCGCCTCCCTCATCTCTCCAGAGCCCCCTCTGTGAACTCAGGAAGCAAGAAAGTGCGCCAGCGGCCAGGGCTGCGAAGCCAGTCGGCACACCGCCCCGCCGTGTGTATTTGAACTGGACAGGTATATATCATTTCCCAGGACTCATGTGGGCGCTTTGAACCTCAGACTTTCCCACCCCAGAACCAGAGACTCCTCGTCGAGTGAGCGCTGGGAAAGTGTCACGCggtctctttgtttttcttctcccaGTAGCTTTCAGTGGTTCTTTCtggaagactttttttaaaaaatatataaatatgcacatatatatataaattataactaGATTCCCCACGTGGTGTGGTGGCATCTCTGTACAGGTACAGTTTTAAAACAGTTGCCTCTTTTCTGTAAGATGACGGTACTGTGGAACATGAGGGCAGAGGACACTGGGAGGCTGCGGGGGGCCCTCCACCCCCTGGAGCCGGCCTCACCCTCTAGCTGGGCTGTGCTGACAGACGAGATCGGGCTCAGTTCCTTCGCCACGCTTTCAGCCTTACGCGGGCCACCCCTGGCTTCCAGAGCTATTGGTGGTGTCCTGGGAAAGACAATTTGCATTGGGTTTCTGAGTCCCAGGAGAAGCCTGGCGTCCTCCTTGCAAGCTTGGCCTTTGCAGTTTCAACACCCTTCATCCACCTCTGCTCTCCCAGCTGCCTAGAGTCACAGCACAGACACTGCCCAGTGCCTTAAGAGGAGACGTGATCCAAGCGAGGGCACAGGCCTACCCAGAACTCCCGGCAAAGTGGGGCTGCATTCAGTCCACGAAAGGGGAAAAGGCTTTCCAAGTTCTCGTCATTCACGTGAAGATGACACCCGTGGCATTTTGCTCCATGTTCCTTACAGACAGGGGAAGGGGCATTGCTTTTGTGACCCACATTCAAACAtgtgactgtttccttttttcattttactgCTTGGGGTCTGGAAAGGGTAAATGAATATCAGACTTAAGATTTGTCCTCCAGGAGACTCAACCCAGATGTGTAGGATGCCGAAGCTGGAAGGGACCATACAGACATCATCTGGGCTGATGGTGGCCCAGAGCAGGGAAGTGACATGGCCCAAATCACAAAGCAAATGAAAGGAAGTGCTGGGACTGGATGGTGGGGCCCCTCACTCCTGCTTCACTGGGCCAAGCAGCCCCTTCTCTGAAGGAAGGCGCTCGTGTGCATTTTGGTAAAGTTCCAGGGAACCCTGCTAATGGGAACTTGCCCGGCTTTTCTCTTCAGTAGGCAACTGGCTGTGAAGAGAGTCCCCTGGGGAGCCAAGATCATTCCATTTCAGCCATCCCACAAGCTCTGCGGCATCTGCTGGGTAGCACACGAGCATCACACAGGCAGACGCAGAGCCTAAAGCAGGTCAGAGGGTTTTGCAACAGACAGCATCGAGCCATCCCTCTGCGGCTTTGGCTCTAGGCCACGTGTCACTTAGTCACATGGCTGAGAGCAGACAGTTGGGAAAGGcaactgcctttttattttttagaatctcTTCCCCTCAGATAGGGGAGCCGTGACTGGGTTGCACCTAAGGTTACTGTAATTTGACCCCATAATTGCTCTTGCTGCCCAAACCTGGGAATCAGTGGCAAGTCAGGGATGTTCCTTTTTGGCCAGATTCTGTTCTTTGCAATGACAGCAAGCTATTGAAAATGCAAGAGGCCATTGTTGGTCTGCAGGGCTTGGCCAGTTACATAGCTGCTtggcagatacagagaacagaggaCAATTTGAGAATCCTGCTATAATAATAAAGGGCAGCTAGCAATCATGACcccttactatatgccaggcactgagctaggTAGGTAGGCTCTCTCTGTCAGCTCCAGCCTCCCCAGTAACTCTGTGAATTAAgtatttcatcttcatttcacAGCGGATGAAGCAagttcagagaggaaaaaagttcTTTCCCTAGGtcatacagctagtaagtggtaaaGTCAGGATTCACAGCACCACTATGTGGGACCAGTATTTACAGGGAAAAGGAAAGCCAcaagtcttctttttaaaactttattttattcacatatagttgatttacagtgttttgttagcttctgctgtatagtaaagtgactcagttatacatccTTTTTCGTATTCTTTCCTATTATattttgtcacaggatattgaatatagttccctgtgctatacagtgagaccttgttgtttatccaacAAGCCTTCTTAAAAATGAAGTGACCACTTTTCTTGCACAGACTGAAAAATCCTAGCTGGCATTCTTAGGTTGGGAAACCACTGAATCAGTCAAGTCTGACAGTCAAGTGAGTTAAAAAAGTGTGAAACATGAATTTCCCTATCCCTATCTGCTGTGCTGATTAACCGTCCTGCCCcagtttccctccctccctctcttttttttttttaaaaggattttgcaCTTGGCCAGACAGGAGGGGAATGCCCATTTTCTCCCTTCCTAAGCTAGATCCAAGTAAAAGAAGGTTCAGTTTTTCCCCATAAATATTCTTGGGTGATGAGTCTTGAtctgaagtttattttgtttCAGCTCCTTGTGTGTATCCAACATGCTGGTCCAACAAAGTACATTGCTCTCCAGTTGAGCTAGACAAAGCCCTTTGGCCAGAAGTCAATTTATTTTGGATGAGATAGATTTTCTGACAAggtgtgtttgttttcttatgcCAGGAAGGCAGAGAAGTCAATCCTAGTCATTTTTCTCCTTGGATACTAAATTCACGATAGGTCAGCTGGCTTCCTGTAGAGCCCTGAGCTTCAATCATTTGTGATTCCAGCTTCCATGGGACGCTGGGCCTCTCACTTGTTCTCCCCTAATAAACAATGACCCAGACCTAactgtgtcttttaaaaatctcagatCCTCCAGGAATATCTTTATTGCTTCCTCATCAGTAATTTTGCAGcaagtttctattttttatttttccttgtctcTTCTCCCAGCCACCAGCTGATTGATAGACAGATGGACCGGTGGATAAATGTTTAGTGTgatggataaatagatagatatagaCAGACAGAACCAGTACTCTGAAGCAACTTAAGAACTATGGCCTTGATTCCTTGAGGCTGTAGGTTCTGAtccaagaaacatttatttagcacctaCTGCCAGAAATTTATTATACCATTTCAAACTCAATAGCACTTACTGGTATCAGGAATGAGAGGTGACATCAGTATAGACCCTACAGATATTAAAAGGCTAATAACAacttaaataaaacagacaaattccCTGAAAGATACAAAGTACCAAATCTCACTCACGAAGAAGGAGATAATCTGAACAGCCCAACATCTACTAAAACTTAATATCTCTGAGAGATACAGGTATCTTTGTCCTCATTTTACgggaaaggaaactgaggctctgagaggtaaAGTCTGTTGCTCAAAGTCAGGTAACTAGAATACAGCAGAGCCAGAGTTCATATCCAGGTCTTTTCTTCCAGTGCCCTTTCTAGCATACCATGTTGCCTCTAAAGACTGCAGCTCCTTTTTTTTTACCTGAAAATTGTTCCTGCCCAGTGCACATCCTATCACCCCATCCTTTCTTAAGCACTGTGTCTGTGTTTTCATCAGGATTTCATCAGGATTATAGTCGTTGTATTTGGAATTGATGTACTTTTTTTGTGTTTGGGAGGGGGGAGAAAATCTCTTCCACCAGCTTGCACTCGGAccaacttggggaaaaaaaaaaaagcttaaatgcTGTTGCAGACGTacaacttaaaaatgtgaagtttGTAGCTTTAACTTTTTGTAACAAAAACTAATAACACTGGCTTAAGTGCTGACTTGAAATGCTATTTTATAAAGTTTGGATGTAAATAATCAATTGAGGT from Cervus elaphus chromosome X, mCerEla1.1, whole genome shotgun sequence encodes the following:
- the LOC122690389 gene encoding serine/threonine-protein kinase 4-like, which codes for MGPEKVVEDEGSGEPNKLTEDEIATILQSTLKGLEYLHFMRKIHRDIKAGNILLNTEGHAKLADFGVAGQLTDTMAKRNTVIGTPFWMAPEVIQEIGYNCVADIWSLGITAIEMAEGKPPYADIHPMRAIFMIPTNPPPTFRKPELWSDSFMDFVKQCLVKSPEQRATATQLLQHPFVKSAKGVSILRDLINEAMDVKLKRQEAQQREVDQDEDENSEEDELDSGTMVRAAGDEMGTVRVASSMSDGANTMIEHDDTLPSQLGTMVINTEDEEEEGTMKRRDETMQPARPSFLEYFEQKEKENQINSFGKSVPGPLQNSSDWKVPQDGDYEFLKSWTVEDLQKRLLALDPMMEQEIEEIRQKYQSKRQPILDAIEAKKRRQQNF